The Brevibacillus brevis genome contains a region encoding:
- the nrdF gene encoding class 1b ribonucleoside-diphosphate reductase subunit beta: MKAVNWNRPDDDFTMTFWNQNIMQFWTDDEIPLSDDKMSWMELSATERDTYKKVLGGLTLLDTVQGGVGMPKIMEHVDGLQRKAVLAFMGMMEQIHAKSYSSIFTTLASTEEIDGIFSWVENNPHLQKKAALISKRYQEIEKPKNLYMAMVASVFLESYLFYSGFFYPLYLAGQGKMTSSGEIIDLIVRDESIHGLYVGVLAQEVYQGLSVDEQTAAKEELYALLRELQENEEAYTTSLYTEIGLADEVHAYVRYNANKALMNLGLDPLFPEEEVNPIVLNGIRTQTKQHDFFSKKGNGYVRTLNVEPLTDDDFIF; encoded by the coding sequence ATGAAAGCAGTCAATTGGAACAGGCCGGACGACGATTTTACGATGACGTTTTGGAATCAAAACATCATGCAGTTCTGGACGGATGATGAGATTCCGCTGTCAGATGACAAGATGTCCTGGATGGAGCTCAGTGCGACTGAACGGGATACGTATAAAAAAGTATTGGGCGGTCTCACCTTGCTGGATACGGTTCAGGGTGGAGTAGGGATGCCGAAGATCATGGAGCATGTCGATGGACTGCAAAGAAAAGCGGTTCTCGCCTTCATGGGCATGATGGAGCAAATCCATGCCAAATCGTACAGCAGTATTTTTACAACGCTGGCATCGACAGAAGAGATTGACGGTATTTTTTCGTGGGTAGAAAACAATCCGCATCTGCAAAAGAAAGCGGCCCTCATCTCTAAGCGCTATCAGGAAATTGAGAAACCGAAAAACTTGTACATGGCGATGGTAGCGTCCGTCTTCCTGGAAAGCTATCTGTTTTACAGCGGCTTCTTCTATCCGCTCTATTTGGCGGGTCAAGGCAAGATGACAAGCAGCGGGGAAATTATCGACCTGATTGTTCGTGACGAGAGCATCCACGGACTCTATGTCGGCGTTCTCGCCCAAGAAGTATATCAAGGTCTGAGTGTGGACGAGCAGACCGCAGCAAAAGAGGAGCTGTATGCCCTTCTGCGTGAGCTGCAAGAAAATGAAGAGGCCTATACGACTTCGTTGTATACGGAAATCGGATTGGCTGACGAGGTTCATGCCTACGTGCGCTACAACGCGAACAAGGCATTGATGAATCTGGGGCTGGACCCGCTATTCCCAGAGGAAGAAGTGAACCCGATCGTGCTGAATGGCATTCGGACGCAGACGAAGCAGCATGACTTCTTCTCGAAAAAAGGAAATGGCTATGTCCGCACACTGAACGTAGAACCGTTGACGGACGATGATTTTATATTTTAA
- the metE gene encoding 5-methyltetrahydropteroyltriglutamate--homocysteine S-methyltransferase, which yields MKSSNLGYPRIGKNREWKKALEAFWAGTIDEASLVQQMEQIRHQNLLCQQEKGVDLIPVGDFTYYDHMLDMAVMFGMVPKRYEYEGGPVSFATYFAMARGSKEAVASEMTKWFNTNYHYIVPEFGERQPSITENKPLQAYLEAKEKLGIIGKPVIVGPYTFVKLSKGYEKNEFETVVDQLVPLYIEVLRELELHGVEWVQIDEPAFVRDVSSHDRAIIKRIYTQIDQALPHLQCMLQTYFEAVDWYAELVSLPIKGIGLDFVHGAKRNLANLTRHGFPAEKILAAGIIDGRNIWRTSIEEKWELVKEISEIVPLDKLWLQPSSSLLHVPVTVEAESDLPEEVMPALAFSDEKLGEVQLLVQGFRYGKYVISREIAQNEADLLKLALSPARNRREVKNALRQIAAAKPERSAPYLERREIQQNTWKLPLLPTTTIGSFPQTAEVRQARQQFKKGNWTLEQYDAFIQAQIKEWIEIQEELGLDVLVHGEFERTDMVEYFGEKLDGFLFTKNGWVQSYGSRCVKPPIIYGDVEFVAPMTVKESVYAKSLTDKPMKGMLTGPATILHWSFARVDVTRQEVCEQIALALRKEVEALEEAGILMIQVDEPALREGLPLKKEEQAAYLEWAVRAFRLATSTVAPSTQIHTHMCYCEFHDFMDVISELDADVISIETSRSHGELVSVFETGTYDKGIGLGVYDIHSPRIPAVSEMEEMVARGVQVLPPDQFWINPDCGLKTRGREETIQSLRNMVAATKAIRSRLTAQ from the coding sequence ATGAAAAGCAGCAATTTGGGATATCCACGGATCGGGAAGAACCGCGAGTGGAAAAAGGCATTGGAAGCATTTTGGGCAGGCACCATCGATGAGGCAAGCCTGGTACAGCAAATGGAGCAAATCCGTCACCAAAACCTGTTGTGTCAGCAGGAAAAAGGGGTCGATCTGATCCCTGTGGGTGACTTTACGTACTACGATCACATGCTGGATATGGCTGTGATGTTTGGAATGGTCCCCAAGCGTTATGAATACGAGGGAGGCCCGGTTTCATTCGCTACATACTTCGCCATGGCTCGCGGTTCGAAGGAAGCTGTCGCCAGCGAAATGACGAAATGGTTTAACACGAACTACCATTATATCGTCCCGGAGTTCGGTGAACGACAACCATCCATAACGGAGAACAAGCCTCTCCAGGCATATTTGGAGGCCAAAGAAAAGCTCGGTATCATCGGAAAGCCTGTCATTGTAGGCCCGTATACGTTTGTCAAATTGTCCAAAGGATATGAGAAAAACGAATTTGAGACTGTCGTGGATCAACTCGTTCCGCTTTACATAGAAGTTCTCCGGGAGTTGGAGCTGCATGGCGTGGAATGGGTGCAAATCGATGAGCCAGCATTTGTACGGGATGTCTCGTCGCATGATCGCGCCATCATCAAACGGATTTATACGCAAATCGATCAAGCACTACCGCATCTACAGTGCATGCTGCAAACCTATTTTGAAGCGGTGGATTGGTATGCGGAGCTGGTTTCATTACCGATAAAAGGAATCGGTCTTGATTTTGTACACGGAGCCAAGCGCAATCTAGCGAATCTGACAAGACATGGGTTTCCGGCAGAAAAGATTCTCGCAGCGGGAATCATCGACGGTCGAAACATATGGCGTACGTCCATTGAGGAGAAATGGGAGCTGGTCAAAGAAATTTCCGAGATCGTTCCACTCGATAAGCTGTGGCTGCAGCCGTCCAGTAGTTTGTTGCACGTACCTGTAACGGTTGAAGCAGAGAGCGATTTGCCAGAGGAAGTCATGCCTGCATTGGCGTTTTCCGACGAAAAACTGGGGGAAGTACAGCTCTTAGTCCAAGGATTCCGATATGGTAAGTATGTCATTTCGAGAGAGATCGCCCAAAATGAAGCGGATTTGCTCAAGCTGGCACTATCTCCAGCGAGGAATCGTCGAGAAGTGAAGAATGCTTTGCGTCAAATAGCTGCTGCAAAACCTGAAAGAAGCGCCCCTTATCTCGAACGTCGAGAGATTCAACAAAACACGTGGAAGCTGCCACTGCTGCCAACTACCACAATCGGAAGCTTCCCGCAGACGGCGGAGGTTCGCCAAGCCCGACAGCAGTTTAAAAAAGGGAACTGGACACTAGAACAATACGATGCTTTCATTCAGGCGCAAATCAAGGAGTGGATCGAGATACAAGAAGAGCTCGGTTTGGATGTCCTCGTTCATGGGGAGTTCGAACGAACCGATATGGTTGAGTATTTTGGCGAAAAGCTCGATGGCTTTTTGTTCACGAAAAACGGCTGGGTGCAGTCTTATGGCTCGCGCTGCGTGAAGCCACCTATTATTTACGGAGATGTGGAGTTTGTGGCACCGATGACGGTCAAAGAAAGTGTGTATGCAAAGTCATTGACCGACAAACCAATGAAAGGCATGTTAACAGGTCCAGCGACCATCTTACATTGGTCATTTGCTCGAGTCGATGTCACCCGACAAGAAGTGTGCGAACAAATCGCCTTGGCATTGCGAAAAGAAGTAGAAGCCTTGGAAGAAGCGGGGATTCTCATGATTCAAGTCGATGAACCAGCACTGCGCGAAGGACTTCCGCTCAAAAAGGAAGAACAGGCAGCTTATCTCGAATGGGCTGTCAGAGCGTTTCGTCTAGCGACCTCCACCGTTGCACCGAGTACCCAGATTCATACACATATGTGCTATTGCGAATTCCATGATTTCATGGATGTCATCAGCGAACTCGATGCCGATGTGATTTCGATTGAAACTTCCCGCAGCCACGGAGAGCTCGTGTCTGTGTTCGAAACAGGTACATATGACAAAGGCATCGGGCTCGGTGTATACGATATCCATAGCCCCCGGATTCCAGCTGTCTCAGAAATGGAAGAGATGGTAGCACGAGGTGTACAAGTACTTCCACCAGATCAATTTTGGATTAATCCGGATTGCGGGCTGAAGACAAGAGGGAGAGAAGAAACCATTCAGTCATTACGAAACATGGTTGCGGCAACGAAGGCGATTCGGAGTCGTTTGACAGCCCAGTAG
- a CDS encoding non-ribosomal peptide synthetase, which produces MQSLVLPLTHPQKRIWYIEKIYPNLPMYNIGGIVHLKGPVELALLEEAIHLFLEKHEGVHVRISEHEGIPAQIVVPYRRETVPLLDFSQEDDPQAAAAKWAETEFRRAFQLVGQPLYCFALLKMTEQHNAYFVKFHHLVADGWSIQIMTDQICSQYLQLLAQEEIDQTPEPSYIETIKGEREYLESARCTKNRRYWLDKFRLLPEGFLHKSSDDLSGRRKRYLLDGPLSMRIREYVEQTKCSLNTYFTGLVLLDLYKTTQQQDLIIGSPVLNRSGAKEKRMVGMFTSTVPFRTTVNGEATASEFLKRLNREFRDAYFHQRYPYDLLVSELELNKQGVDQLFQVCVNYYNTKLVSGWDGVTVENEEFYSGYQVYSLQVVIKDWQDSGRIELQFDFKRDDYDEDAIERMQRRMVLLSEQILLSGGQVTIEGLTILEEAEREELLVRRNRTVTDYPSVPVHQLFVQQAKAAPHRIAAILGRKTLTYGELHEGSNRLAHLLKERGIGPGSIVAVHLRHSFELLISLFAVLKSGAAYLPMDPAYPSDRISFLLKDSRAALLLADESFSAGAEVVTDIIRVNELANDAGSPEDLETSMNAEAPAYVIYTSGSTGLPKGVVVTERGLVNYVWWAMKSYLRGPDDVSALYTSLAFDLTVTSIYPVLICGGAIAIYPAKEDEFVLDLLLREGVATVVKTTPAHLALIREKRYPDAAVHTLIVGGEDLKASLAADVLSIFDGRVSIFNEYGPTETVVGCMFHRYDQADGRKGSVPIGRPIFNTRLYLLDPRGEPVPIGQKGELCIAGDGVALGYLNRPELTVERFVQDPWGTGRMFKTGDVARWRADEVMEYLGRMDSQVKVKGHRIELGEVENQLLAVEGVVEAVVVDVQDASGQTALAGFVVTSGGLTAFEIRKTLLGRLPSYLVPAYLVLMDSLPLTSNGKVDRKALPDPLTESSTMLTNSLQSLEILRNILQSILQVDQVAASDNFYHLGGDSIKAIQVVSKLSEVGLHLKVRDILSYPVIGELAAVIEQQSLRVAAAQVPVEGQVRLTPIVAWFWAQELTNPNFFHQTVFLKLRHLVSPSLLQTAVTCVMRHHDTLRLRYDEAVGTLWYDPAWLTKEFDLAEITVSDEDDLQRQAQLFKESLRLTRGPLFGAALFHMQEVDYLLLTAHHLLVDAVSWHVLLEDLNLALTALSREEEVKFPAKTMSYQAWADALHDMELDEELPYWQQVLEEETETLPYEFDYGADLLRECKAVTVNLSKEETGFLITDANRAYNTQPIDLLLTALGLALREMSGTTGAVTVESEGHGREPFIEEQDISRTVGWFTALYPIRLTFAGELELGEAIKQIKEQVFAVPNKGIGYGVLSALRGKLREVGRKRVRFNYLGVIDNQAPSEWIERSSLDTGPEQSGENVLTARLDIVAYVQDQRLSAVFTYSTRKFSPDTMERFASLWRLQVQRLIAHCMGKEDREFTPSDFETAGLSQEALDLLFE; this is translated from the coding sequence TTGCAAAGTCTGGTGTTACCGCTTACTCATCCACAGAAACGAATTTGGTACATTGAAAAAATCTATCCCAATCTGCCTATGTACAACATCGGAGGGATTGTACATCTTAAAGGCCCTGTTGAGTTGGCGCTGTTGGAAGAGGCAATCCATCTGTTTCTTGAGAAACATGAAGGCGTGCATGTTCGGATCAGCGAGCATGAGGGTATACCTGCTCAGATTGTCGTTCCCTATCGCCGTGAAACTGTACCGTTGCTTGATTTCAGCCAAGAGGATGATCCACAAGCTGCGGCGGCCAAGTGGGCGGAGACGGAATTCAGACGAGCTTTCCAGCTTGTTGGGCAGCCGCTGTACTGTTTTGCTCTGCTTAAAATGACTGAACAGCATAACGCTTATTTTGTGAAGTTTCACCATTTGGTGGCGGATGGATGGAGTATTCAGATCATGACTGATCAGATATGCAGTCAATACCTCCAACTGCTCGCTCAAGAAGAGATCGATCAGACCCCGGAACCTAGTTATATCGAAACGATCAAAGGGGAGCGCGAGTATTTGGAAAGTGCGCGCTGCACCAAAAACCGTCGTTATTGGCTGGACAAGTTCCGCTTGCTGCCGGAGGGATTTCTGCACAAGAGTTCGGATGACCTGTCGGGAAGACGAAAACGGTATTTGCTGGACGGACCGTTGTCTATGCGTATCAGAGAGTATGTCGAACAAACGAAGTGTTCGCTTAACACATATTTCACCGGGTTGGTTTTGCTCGATCTCTATAAGACGACTCAACAGCAGGATTTAATCATCGGTAGCCCGGTATTGAACCGTTCCGGAGCTAAGGAAAAACGAATGGTAGGAATGTTCACCAGCACAGTTCCTTTTCGTACAACTGTCAACGGTGAAGCCACAGCTTCCGAATTCCTCAAGCGGTTGAACCGTGAATTTCGCGACGCGTATTTTCATCAGCGCTATCCGTACGATCTACTGGTCTCGGAGTTGGAGCTGAACAAGCAGGGAGTCGATCAACTGTTTCAAGTCTGCGTAAACTATTACAACACAAAACTAGTGAGCGGTTGGGATGGCGTCACGGTAGAGAATGAGGAGTTCTATAGCGGGTATCAAGTCTATTCGTTGCAAGTCGTTATTAAGGATTGGCAGGATTCGGGACGAATTGAACTGCAGTTTGATTTTAAAAGGGACGATTATGATGAAGACGCGATCGAACGGATGCAACGTCGGATGGTATTGCTGTCAGAACAGATTTTACTGTCCGGCGGTCAGGTCACAATCGAGGGGCTGACAATCCTTGAAGAGGCGGAACGAGAGGAGTTGCTTGTGAGGCGCAATCGCACCGTTACGGACTATCCATCCGTTCCTGTGCATCAACTGTTCGTTCAGCAGGCGAAAGCTGCCCCGCATAGAATAGCTGCAATCCTCGGGCGGAAGACACTCACGTACGGTGAATTGCATGAGGGTTCAAATCGATTGGCACATCTACTGAAGGAGCGTGGCATAGGGCCGGGATCGATTGTAGCCGTACATCTTCGGCATTCGTTTGAGCTACTGATCTCACTGTTTGCAGTGTTAAAATCGGGCGCTGCTTACCTACCGATGGATCCGGCGTATCCGTCAGACCGGATCTCCTTTCTATTAAAAGACAGTCGGGCGGCTCTGTTGTTGGCGGACGAGTCCTTTTCGGCCGGCGCTGAGGTTGTCACCGATATAATACGCGTGAATGAGCTGGCGAATGACGCAGGCTCGCCGGAAGATCTGGAGACGAGTATGAATGCGGAAGCCCCCGCCTATGTGATCTACACATCAGGTTCGACCGGACTGCCCAAAGGGGTTGTCGTCACGGAGAGGGGGCTGGTCAACTACGTGTGGTGGGCGATGAAAAGCTATCTTCGCGGGCCGGACGATGTTTCGGCTCTTTACACGTCACTCGCCTTCGATCTGACAGTCACCTCAATTTATCCGGTTTTGATCTGTGGCGGCGCCATCGCTATTTATCCAGCCAAGGAAGACGAGTTCGTCTTGGATTTGCTCTTGCGTGAAGGAGTAGCGACGGTTGTCAAGACGACACCTGCCCACTTGGCGCTAATTCGTGAGAAACGTTATCCAGATGCGGCGGTACACACATTGATTGTTGGGGGAGAAGACCTAAAAGCTTCGTTGGCTGCAGATGTCTTGTCGATTTTCGATGGAAGAGTGTCGATCTTCAACGAATACGGTCCGACCGAGACGGTGGTCGGGTGCATGTTTCATCGATATGACCAAGCGGATGGCCGGAAAGGCTCAGTGCCAATTGGGCGCCCGATTTTCAACACACGCCTGTATCTGCTGGACCCAAGAGGCGAACCTGTGCCGATTGGGCAAAAAGGTGAGTTGTGCATTGCCGGAGACGGCGTAGCGCTCGGTTACTTGAACCGCCCTGAGTTGACTGTTGAGCGATTTGTGCAAGACCCATGGGGCACGGGGCGTATGTTTAAGACGGGTGACGTGGCGAGATGGCGTGCGGATGAAGTAATGGAGTATCTCGGACGGATGGACTCCCAGGTCAAAGTGAAGGGGCATCGCATCGAACTGGGGGAAGTTGAAAATCAACTGCTCGCTGTGGAGGGTGTTGTCGAAGCAGTGGTCGTCGATGTCCAAGACGCTTCTGGGCAGACGGCACTTGCCGGGTTTGTGGTCACGAGCGGCGGGCTCACAGCGTTCGAGATTCGCAAGACCTTGCTGGGACGCTTGCCTAGCTATTTGGTGCCAGCCTATCTGGTGTTGATGGATAGTTTGCCACTGACATCAAACGGGAAGGTGGACCGGAAGGCGTTACCCGATCCACTGACAGAAAGTAGTACGATGTTAACCAACTCACTTCAGTCGTTGGAGATTTTACGAAATATTTTGCAAAGTATTTTGCAGGTGGACCAGGTAGCGGCGAGCGATAATTTTTATCACCTTGGCGGTGACTCGATCAAGGCAATCCAAGTGGTGTCCAAGCTGTCTGAGGTGGGTCTGCACTTGAAGGTCAGAGACATCCTGTCCTACCCGGTGATCGGTGAACTGGCTGCCGTGATCGAGCAGCAAAGCTTACGAGTTGCCGCTGCGCAAGTCCCGGTTGAAGGGCAAGTGCGGCTAACGCCGATTGTTGCCTGGTTTTGGGCACAAGAGCTTACGAATCCGAACTTTTTCCATCAAACAGTGTTTTTGAAGCTGCGTCATTTGGTCTCGCCGTCGCTTCTGCAAACCGCTGTGACCTGTGTGATGCGCCATCATGATACCCTTCGACTTCGCTATGACGAGGCCGTAGGTACGCTCTGGTATGATCCTGCATGGCTAACGAAGGAGTTTGATTTGGCGGAGATTACCGTCTCTGATGAAGACGATCTGCAGCGTCAGGCCCAACTGTTCAAAGAGAGCCTGCGCCTGACTCGAGGACCGCTGTTTGGTGCTGCGTTGTTCCATATGCAGGAAGTGGACTACCTATTGCTAACGGCTCATCACCTGCTGGTTGACGCGGTGTCTTGGCATGTGTTGCTGGAGGATCTCAACCTAGCCCTGACCGCTCTGTCACGGGAAGAAGAGGTGAAGTTCCCTGCCAAGACGATGTCGTATCAGGCGTGGGCCGACGCGTTGCACGATATGGAGTTGGACGAGGAGTTACCGTACTGGCAACAGGTTCTAGAGGAGGAGACGGAGACTTTGCCTTATGAGTTCGACTACGGGGCTGACCTTCTCCGAGAGTGTAAGGCTGTAACGGTAAATCTGTCGAAGGAGGAGACGGGTTTTCTGATCACTGACGCCAACCGTGCGTACAACACACAGCCGATCGACTTGCTATTGACCGCCTTGGGACTTGCGTTACGGGAGATGAGCGGTACCACGGGAGCTGTAACAGTGGAGAGTGAGGGCCACGGGCGTGAACCGTTCATTGAGGAACAAGACATATCGCGAACAGTCGGCTGGTTCACAGCCTTGTACCCGATTCGTCTAACTTTTGCGGGCGAGCTAGAGTTGGGAGAGGCAATCAAGCAAATCAAAGAGCAAGTGTTTGCTGTCCCCAATAAAGGTATCGGCTACGGGGTCCTGTCAGCCCTTCGGGGCAAACTCCGAGAAGTCGGACGCAAGCGGGTGCGATTCAACTACTTGGGCGTGATCGACAATCAGGCCCCGAGCGAATGGATCGAGCGTAGCTCTTTGGACACCGGTCCTGAACAGTCGGGGGAGAACGTATTGACAGCCCGGCTTGACATCGTTGCGTATGTACAGGATCAGCGCCTGAGCGCAGTGTTTACATACAGCACGCGCAAATTCTCCCCAGACACAATGGAACGGTTTGCGAGCCTGTGGCGTTTGCAGGTACAACGATTAATCGCCCATTGCATGGGTAAGGAGGACAGGGAGTTTACGCCGTCAGACTTCGAAACTGCTGGGCTTAGCCAAGAGGCACTCGACCTGTTATTTGAATAA
- a CDS encoding cyclic peptide export ABC transporter — MNLLRLCLLLLTILIASSPLLPTAMAVTNAPDKIETFIYEQMDASKIPGLAVVIVNGDRVVYERGFGYSDLEKQRPVTRETVFELGSNTKAYTALAVLQLEQQGRLKLKDPVSKYLPWFTVTLGGQPVEITLEQLLYHKSGLPPETVGLIPRSSSDDALEQWVRKLSGIELKPAKGTRLGERFEYATANYDILGLVIQTVSGIPYEEYMQRNVLQPLGLDHTYANYEDAVRNGLSAGYKMGFTYPLAYEAPRYRGNVPAGYISASMQDVAEWMKIQLGTKKINGFGEELIRRSHAPDTTVPPSSNGSSYAAGWSVFQRGSGELSHGGENPAFSSFMVLRPGDKIGIAVLANMNSDYTEYIARSLLDLIQDRELVKPQKDQLDQVDKIATLVLAVMVPTALALLVFQIRAVREIGSGVRKFTGFRGKEVRGALLSGVFLGLFLLGFYWLPNILFERLPWGEVSVWGPQSLLPAVLAMIAVGVQFFLYHLLILFFPKSMEKLYPALILLGIVSGFGNAFIIFVINQTFGNQDNLTNGLLFYFVLGIIMYVCGQRYIRTKLVTMTNNLVYEKRTDMIQKILRTPFYKMEAIADGRMHAVLNNDTEVVSRSMNVLVGGLTSLVTLICCFLYLGLLNGYALFISMAVIALAAGLYFYMGNKAEKLWEETRDIQTTFFRLMNDLIKGFKELRLNHHRNLSFRDQMEKSCDAYRWKRTEGDVRFASVTVIGELLFTVVIGFVAFLFPLIFPHIQAGTLQVFVFVFLYMTGPVNGILMSYPTFVQIRISWKRIQELSEEIANLNAPNDEDLYIPNGQEPVELVMRGVSYKYAATDGSAFGVGPIDLTFRSGSITFLTGGNGSGKTTLAKLLTGLYVPQEGFVLVNGESLSSEQLSQYFSAIFSDYYLFDRLYGIYVKGQEAKIEELLSQLELSEKVAVVDGRFTTTSLSTGQKKRLALLLSYLEDRPICLFDEWAADQDPEYRRHFYDEILPRLKEQGKCVIAITHDDRYFHMADQHIKLEMGRVVEYAGQNPLVSL, encoded by the coding sequence ATGAATCTGCTGCGATTGTGTCTCCTGCTCTTGACTATCCTAATCGCGAGTAGCCCACTACTTCCTACTGCAATGGCAGTAACGAATGCTCCGGATAAGATCGAAACATTCATCTATGAACAGATGGACGCAAGCAAAATCCCTGGCCTAGCTGTGGTAATTGTAAATGGAGATCGGGTCGTATATGAGCGCGGTTTTGGGTACAGCGATCTGGAGAAACAGCGCCCTGTCACCCGCGAGACGGTGTTTGAGCTCGGTTCGAACACGAAGGCGTACACCGCACTGGCTGTGTTGCAATTGGAACAACAGGGCCGGTTGAAGTTAAAGGATCCGGTTAGCAAGTACCTGCCTTGGTTTACGGTAACGCTTGGTGGACAGCCTGTTGAAATAACGCTGGAACAGCTGTTGTACCATAAGTCTGGACTTCCGCCGGAGACCGTCGGGCTCATTCCGCGCTCGTCTTCAGACGATGCTCTGGAGCAGTGGGTACGGAAACTGAGCGGTATAGAACTCAAGCCTGCCAAAGGAACCCGGCTTGGCGAGCGATTCGAGTATGCAACAGCCAATTACGATATTCTTGGTTTGGTGATTCAGACGGTGAGTGGAATACCCTATGAGGAGTACATGCAGCGAAATGTCCTGCAGCCACTTGGACTCGATCATACTTATGCCAATTATGAGGATGCCGTTCGTAACGGGCTCTCTGCTGGATATAAGATGGGTTTTACATATCCACTTGCCTATGAGGCGCCCCGATATAGGGGAAATGTACCTGCAGGTTATATAAGCGCGTCCATGCAGGATGTGGCGGAATGGATGAAAATCCAGCTCGGCACGAAAAAGATCAACGGGTTCGGTGAGGAGTTAATCCGTCGCTCGCATGCCCCCGACACGACTGTGCCACCGTCTAGCAACGGATCATCGTATGCGGCAGGCTGGTCGGTCTTCCAGCGTGGGAGTGGCGAATTGTCACATGGAGGCGAGAATCCGGCCTTTTCTTCATTCATGGTGCTCCGTCCCGGTGACAAGATCGGAATAGCCGTTCTCGCTAACATGAATTCTGATTATACCGAATATATCGCCCGAAGCCTACTTGATCTGATTCAGGATCGTGAGCTGGTCAAACCCCAAAAAGATCAACTCGACCAAGTAGACAAAATTGCAACACTCGTTCTCGCTGTAATGGTACCGACGGCACTCGCTCTGCTAGTTTTTCAAATCCGAGCAGTTCGGGAGATTGGGAGCGGCGTGCGCAAGTTTACAGGCTTTCGAGGCAAGGAAGTTAGGGGAGCACTTTTATCCGGTGTTTTCCTCGGGTTGTTTCTCCTTGGTTTTTATTGGTTGCCAAATATCTTGTTCGAGCGATTGCCATGGGGCGAAGTGAGCGTCTGGGGCCCTCAATCGCTGCTTCCGGCTGTCTTGGCGATGATCGCAGTAGGCGTGCAGTTCTTTTTGTATCACTTGTTGATCCTGTTTTTTCCAAAAAGTATGGAAAAACTCTATCCGGCATTGATCCTTCTCGGGATTGTCAGTGGTTTTGGTAACGCGTTTATCATCTTCGTGATCAACCAAACTTTCGGCAATCAGGACAACTTGACGAATGGGTTGCTGTTTTACTTCGTGCTTGGGATCATCATGTACGTATGCGGGCAGCGGTACATTCGCACAAAACTCGTGACGATGACCAATAATCTCGTGTATGAAAAACGAACGGACATGATTCAAAAAATTTTGCGAACACCATTTTATAAGATGGAAGCCATCGCGGACGGGCGTATGCACGCTGTGCTCAATAACGATACCGAAGTCGTCTCTCGATCTATGAATGTGCTGGTCGGCGGCCTCACTTCTCTGGTTACACTGATTTGTTGCTTTCTCTATCTAGGGTTGCTGAACGGATATGCGCTTTTTATCTCCATGGCCGTAATCGCGCTCGCCGCCGGATTGTATTTTTATATGGGCAACAAGGCGGAGAAGCTGTGGGAGGAGACACGCGACATCCAAACGACCTTTTTCCGTCTTATGAACGACCTGATTAAGGGGTTTAAGGAGTTGCGCCTTAACCATCACCGTAACCTGAGCTTTCGCGATCAGATGGAAAAGAGTTGTGACGCTTATAGATGGAAACGGACGGAAGGAGACGTTCGATTTGCCAGTGTCACGGTGATCGGGGAATTGTTGTTCACGGTCGTGATCGGGTTTGTGGCTTTTTTGTTTCCATTGATCTTCCCCCATATTCAGGCGGGAACCCTGCAAGTGTTTGTGTTTGTCTTTCTCTATATGACAGGTCCAGTCAATGGAATCCTGATGTCCTATCCAACATTCGTGCAGATTCGCATTTCCTGGAAACGGATTCAGGAACTGAGCGAGGAGATAGCCAATCTGAATGCACCGAATGATGAAGACTTGTATATTCCGAACGGCCAGGAGCCAGTAGAACTGGTCATGCGGGGGGTATCGTACAAGTATGCGGCGACCGACGGTTCTGCGTTCGGCGTCGGACCGATTGACTTGACCTTCCGCTCCGGAAGCATCACATTCCTTACGGGAGGCAATGGCAGTGGCAAAACGACGTTAGCCAAGCTGCTCACGGGCCTGTACGTCCCACAGGAAGGCTTCGTGCTCGTCAACGGTGAGAGCTTATCTTCGGAGCAACTAAGTCAGTATTTCTCAGCGATATTTAGCGATTATTACCTGTTTGATCGCTTATACGGGATCTACGTTAAGGGACAAGAGGCCAAGATTGAGGAACTGCTCAGCCAATTGGAATTGTCGGAAAAAGTCGCTGTAGTGGACGGTCGTTTTACGACGACATCCTTGTCAACTGGTCAGAAAAAGCGTCTGGCTCTGTTGCTTTCCTATCTGGAAGATCGTCCGATTTGCCTGTTTGATGAATGGGCAG